A single genomic interval of Streptomyces sp. 1222.5 harbors:
- a CDS encoding transporter substrate-binding domain-containing protein produces the protein MPSHISRRSLTRGITAATAVATLATGLTACGGDSEAAARTETTGTVTVGQLSNGAAEETELKVSEVKSISAELPAAVRRSGKLVIGVGALPSGSAPLNFVGSDQKTLTGSEPDFGRLVAAVLGLKPEIRNSTWENLFVGVDSGKVDVAFSNVTDTEERKKKYEFASYRQDNLAFEVLKKNTWKFDGDYKSLADKTVSVGSGTNQEKILLEWKAKLAKEGKKLTVKYFPDQNSINLALGSGKIDAFFGPNPSVAYRARQTADTPNPTRNAGTFSGAGETLQGLIAATAKKDSGLAEPLADAINYLIEHGQYAKWLAAYNLSNEAVAKSEVNPPGLPLDNS, from the coding sequence ATGCCCAGCCACATCTCCCGACGCAGCCTGACACGCGGCATCACCGCGGCGACCGCCGTCGCCACCCTCGCCACCGGGCTCACCGCCTGCGGGGGCGACAGCGAGGCGGCCGCCCGGACCGAGACCACCGGAACGGTCACCGTGGGGCAGCTGTCCAACGGAGCCGCCGAGGAGACCGAACTGAAGGTCTCCGAGGTGAAGTCGATCAGCGCCGAACTGCCTGCCGCCGTCCGCAGGAGCGGCAAGCTCGTCATCGGCGTCGGGGCCCTGCCGTCGGGGTCCGCGCCCCTGAACTTCGTGGGCAGCGACCAGAAGACGCTCACCGGCTCCGAGCCCGACTTCGGCCGCCTGGTGGCCGCCGTTCTCGGCCTCAAGCCCGAGATCAGGAACTCCACCTGGGAGAACCTCTTCGTCGGCGTCGACAGCGGCAAGGTCGACGTGGCCTTCTCCAACGTGACCGACACCGAGGAGCGCAAGAAGAAGTACGAGTTCGCCTCCTACCGTCAGGACAACCTGGCCTTCGAGGTACTGAAGAAGAACACCTGGAAGTTCGACGGCGACTACAAGAGCCTCGCGGACAAGACGGTCTCCGTGGGCTCCGGCACCAACCAGGAGAAGATCCTCCTGGAGTGGAAGGCCAAGCTGGCCAAGGAGGGCAAGAAGCTCACCGTCAAGTACTTCCCCGACCAGAACTCCATCAACCTGGCGCTCGGCAGCGGCAAGATCGACGCCTTCTTCGGCCCGAACCCCAGCGTCGCCTACCGGGCCCGGCAGACCGCCGACACGCCCAACCCCACCCGCAACGCGGGCACTTTCTCCGGGGCCGGTGAGACGCTCCAGGGACTGATCGCCGCGACCGCCAAGAAGGACAGCGGTCTCGCCGAGCCGCTCGCCGACGCCATCAACTACCTCATCGAGCACGGGCAGTACGCCAAGTGGCTGGCCGCCTACAACCTCTCCAACGAGGCCGTGGCCAAGTCGGAGGTCAACCCGCCCGGCCTGCCGCTGGACAACTCCTGA
- a CDS encoding glutathione S-transferase C-terminal domain-containing protein, translating into MSTSPLAAVPDVHRSAPAFRGRIGRDARSGHYAVPHRYRLHLSTACPDGLRLAVGHSLLALDGSCPVTPLPAVPDRPDGGHAALLPLYEASAHHYSGPALAPVLSDDWSGRIVSTHARDILRDLDRFAYDGGTCLYPCGTESVIEAVERMCTEGIEGAAQSAGRAGTDPAERAAALEVLLGTLGRLERRLLDAEYLVGDRLTAADVELWVTLVQLDTVHRCHLDASAVHRITGHHALWAYARRLAARHAFGRHVDLDGISRRHHGRCQGLEAAGAAVQILDWAGHAADAPDVSRR; encoded by the coding sequence ATGTCCACCAGTCCGCTCGCCGCCGTCCCGGACGTCCACCGCAGCGCCCCCGCCTTCCGCGGCCGGATCGGCCGGGACGCCCGCAGCGGCCACTACGCCGTGCCGCACCGCTACCGGCTCCATCTCTCGACCGCCTGTCCCGACGGGCTGCGCCTCGCCGTCGGCCACAGCCTCCTGGCCCTGGACGGCAGTTGTCCCGTCACCCCGCTGCCCGCGGTCCCCGACCGTCCCGACGGCGGCCACGCGGCGCTGCTGCCGCTGTACGAGGCGAGCGCCCACCACTACAGCGGCCCCGCCCTCGCGCCCGTGCTCAGTGACGACTGGTCCGGACGCATCGTCAGCACCCACGCCCGCGACATCCTGCGCGACCTCGACCGCTTCGCGTACGACGGCGGCACCTGTCTGTACCCGTGCGGAACGGAGTCCGTGATCGAGGCCGTCGAGCGGATGTGCACCGAGGGCATCGAGGGGGCCGCCCAGAGTGCCGGACGGGCCGGAACGGATCCGGCGGAACGGGCCGCCGCCCTGGAGGTCCTGCTCGGCACCCTCGGCCGGCTGGAGCGGCGGCTGCTCGACGCGGAGTACCTGGTCGGCGACCGGCTCACCGCGGCCGACGTCGAGCTGTGGGTGACCCTGGTCCAGCTCGACACCGTGCACCGCTGCCACCTCGACGCCTCCGCGGTCCACCGGATCACGGGCCACCACGCCCTGTGGGCCTACGCCCGCCGCCTGGCCGCCCGTCACGCCTTCGGCCGGCACGTCGACCTCGACGGCATCTCCCGCCGCCACCACGGCCGTTGCCAGGGCCTGGAGGCGGCCGGGGCGGCCGTCCAGATCCTGGACTGGGCCGGTCACGCGGCCGACGCGCCGGACGTTTCCCGCAGGTGA
- a CDS encoding putative leader peptide, translated as MARLETVTGRAGRTPFRAPLLTSRLHIDLLRVCSAISGRH; from the coding sequence GCGCGCCTCGAGACGGTCACCGGCCGAGCAGGCCGAACGCCGTTCCGCGCCCCCCTGCTCACCTCCCGCCTGCACATCGATCTGCTGCGCGTCTGCAGCGCCATCAGCGGCCGGCACTGA
- a CDS encoding amino acid ABC transporter ATP-binding protein, with protein sequence MTSAPAFEEAAPAALEVHDVHKWYGTHRVLDGIDLSIRPGEVTVILGPSGSGKSTLLRVMNHLEKPEIGHVSVGGEPIGVKRQGEHLKELGERAILAQRSRIGFVFQNFNLFPHLTVLDNVAAAPAATGRLTRPAARELARELLERVGLGDRTGAYPRQLSGGQQQRVAIARALALRPGVILFDEPTSALDPELVGEVLAVIKDLATSGTTLVIVTHEIGFAREIADRVVFIDGGRIVEQGPPEKVLDRPRHERTRNFLARVL encoded by the coding sequence ATGACGAGCGCACCCGCCTTCGAGGAGGCCGCCCCCGCCGCGCTGGAGGTGCACGACGTCCACAAGTGGTACGGCACCCACCGCGTCCTCGACGGCATCGACCTGTCCATCCGCCCCGGCGAGGTCACCGTGATCCTCGGCCCGTCCGGCTCCGGCAAGTCGACCCTGCTCAGGGTCATGAACCACTTGGAGAAGCCCGAGATCGGCCACGTCAGCGTCGGCGGCGAGCCGATCGGCGTGAAGCGTCAGGGGGAGCACCTGAAGGAGCTCGGCGAACGCGCCATCCTGGCGCAGCGCAGCCGGATCGGTTTCGTCTTCCAGAACTTCAACCTCTTTCCGCACCTGACGGTCCTCGACAACGTCGCCGCGGCCCCCGCCGCCACCGGCAGGCTGACCAGGCCGGCAGCCCGGGAGCTCGCCCGGGAACTCCTCGAACGGGTGGGGCTCGGCGACCGGACCGGCGCCTACCCGCGCCAGCTGTCCGGCGGGCAGCAGCAGCGCGTCGCCATCGCCCGCGCCCTCGCCCTGCGCCCCGGGGTCATCCTCTTCGACGAACCGACCTCGGCGCTCGACCCCGAACTCGTCGGCGAGGTACTGGCCGTCATCAAGGACCTGGCGACCAGCGGCACCACGCTCGTCATCGTCACCCACGAGATCGGTTTCGCCCGCGAGATCGCCGACCGGGTCGTCTTCATCGACGGCGGCCGGATCGTCGAACAGGGCCCGCCCGAGAAGGTGCTGGACCGGCCGCGGCACGAACGGACCCGGAACTTCCTCGCCAGGGTGCTCTGA
- a CDS encoding amino acid ABC transporter permease — translation MSEPPGAALSLAEAPPSDTPSKQRTAQHVQPLRRPGRWILTAIVLVLVAQILHGLVTNPFYQWDRFRYWFLRPTVLDGLGVTLEVAALSAVLGLAGGILLALARVSGSPVLRAVSWTYTWLFRSIPLIVVLIFLYNFSALYRTLSLGVPFGPAFVTFDESKLATDLAIAVVGLSLNEAAYAAEVVRGGLLSVDQGQHEAAAALGLPRGYRFRRIVFPQALRSITPNYVNQLIGLVKSTSLVFYVSLLDLFGSVQSMGNTYPGDIVPLLLVATVWYLILTSAVSVVQFYVERYYARGATRTLPPTPVQKALAGLTDLRARLRREAAV, via the coding sequence ATGAGCGAACCCCCAGGCGCCGCCCTCTCTCTCGCCGAGGCGCCACCGTCCGACACACCGTCAAAACAACGCACCGCGCAGCACGTTCAGCCGCTGCGCCGCCCCGGCCGCTGGATCCTCACCGCGATCGTCCTCGTGCTGGTCGCGCAGATCCTGCACGGACTGGTGACGAACCCCTTCTACCAGTGGGACCGATTCCGCTACTGGTTCCTGCGCCCGACCGTGCTGGACGGCCTCGGTGTCACCCTCGAAGTCGCCGCGCTCAGCGCCGTACTGGGACTGGCCGGCGGCATCCTGCTGGCGCTCGCCAGAGTGTCCGGAAGCCCGGTGCTGCGCGCCGTCAGCTGGACGTACACCTGGCTGTTCCGCTCGATCCCGCTGATCGTGGTGCTGATCTTCCTGTACAACTTCAGCGCCCTGTACCGGACGTTGAGCCTCGGCGTGCCGTTCGGCCCCGCCTTCGTCACCTTCGACGAGTCGAAGCTGGCCACCGACCTGGCGATCGCCGTCGTGGGGCTCAGTCTCAACGAGGCGGCGTACGCGGCCGAGGTGGTACGCGGCGGCCTGCTCTCCGTCGACCAGGGACAGCACGAGGCGGCCGCCGCGCTCGGACTGCCCAGGGGCTACCGGTTCCGCAGGATCGTCTTCCCGCAGGCCCTCAGGTCCATCACACCGAACTACGTCAACCAGCTCATCGGCCTCGTCAAGAGCACGTCCCTGGTGTTCTACGTGTCCCTGCTCGACCTGTTCGGGTCCGTGCAGTCGATGGGCAACACCTACCCCGGCGACATCGTGCCGCTGCTGCTGGTCGCCACCGTCTGGTACCTGATCCTGACCAGCGCCGTGTCCGTCGTCCAGTTCTACGTCGAGCGGTACTACGCCCGCGGTGCCACGCGCACCCTGCCGCCGACCCCGGTCCAGAAGGCCCTGGCCGGACTCACCGACCTGCGGGCCCGGCTGCGCAGGGAGGCCGCCGTATGA